The Podospora pseudoanserina strain CBS 124.78 chromosome 7 map unlocalized CBS124.78p_7, whole genome shotgun sequence region CAGTGCGGAACGCAATTCTCTCTGGCGAAATCCACTCGGAATAGCAGATGGTGGAAACAGGATCGCAGTATTTGACGCTCGCTTGACGGGGAGCAATCTCGTGCGCTGGGGCAGCCTGGACACTGCTGCCCAGAGCCAACACGGTTGCTGCCAGTTGTAAAAGACCCATTTTTCACGCTGATAATGGCGATGTTTGCGAGAGGAGTTGAAGGAACGATGGcaagagaggggggaagggagggagatATGGACACGGTCCACTGTTCATGACTCGAGATATATACTTTACATTCCTGCCGTGGCGTCGCTGATTGAGAATGCCGTAAACGGTCCAGACTCTTGATGGCTTTACCCGCGGCGATCTTATTCGGCTTCAAGTCCGGCTGTTCATCATTGTCTTACGAGTGTGGGGTTTCTTTCACCGGGGATGTAACCATTTCTCACCACAACGATGCAGATGTTTCGGTAGCCGGGGGCGGCTGAAAACAATACATGGTCGTCGTCTGCAGAGATTGCCGGGTTGGTAATTGCAGTTCTCCGAGTGGTTGGCTTAGCAAAAGTTTAAATATGCTTCTGGGGTCCTTGTATCGGCCGGCAGGTGATGCTCCAGCATGCAGGGGTTAAGATATATCAGGCTGGGATGCCATTCACAACAGTGTGCAGCATCGACTCTTGCCAAAAACTGTCAGGTCTCTCATGAATtcactcctcctcgtcgaaaGCTTACGTACCTACTGAAATGTGAGTTGCAAGGGCCGAGGTGGCTGCAAGGGGAAGCTGCGAGGGAGTGACAACTGAGCTGCAAGCGGCAATCAAGAATTCCAGGCTCATATATCTGCTGTATGCCAGAAGCTTAATCGCTATTTGGTTCTCATGGCATCCGGGTATAGGCTAAAGTCTCCGGGTCCATCATCCGAACGTGGATACATGTTGCCTTGTTAAGCGATGTGCTCGGAGTAGACGGGAGATCCGATGGCATAAACATGAGACAAAATCACTCAGTGGTATTGTGACTATCGATTCGCCGATTGGTATGCTGACAGAGAGCAGAGATAGGATATATATCGTTATGCCCGTCATTTACTATCATCATtaaccaacccccatcgATAACACACATCTTTCGTTCCACAGACATCTCAAACTAAACTAACTGCTCACAGTCAAGCGAAGATACTTGGAGCCCTGACCAACCCAGCAGCCCCTGGGACGACCGAGGTGCTGATCgacgtggtggttgtggcaTTTCCCGAGGAAATGGGAACGGGTGGATTGATAGTGGCGCACGTTGAAGGAGTGACGATGTTGTACGATGTCGTGCAGTGAAGTCCTTTGCAGTTGTCTTCACAAGGGAAGTTGGCAGTGACGGTCGGGATGCTCATGCGACAGTCACAAGACTGAGTGAGGGTAGAGACCATGATGCAAGCGAGGATTGGGCAAGTTGCGCAAAGCTCGCCGGTCACAGTGACAGTTGGACAGCCTGTCGTGGGAACCAGCGTGACAGGCTCTGGGGGGACTGAGTATACAGTAGTAACGCCAGTCCCCGCGCTGTTGGTTGTGGTAGCATCGTCTTGGGCCGACGCACTATTGGGAATGTGTAAGCGTCCAATGGAAAGTAGTGGTATTTGACGGAGTGTGCTTACATGCGGGCAAATACGAGATTAGCAGTGACGGCAAGATTTctcgtggtggtgatctgaTACAGTCAACTTTGGAGGTTTGTCTTTGGAGAGTGCGAGATCAATAACAACGGAGAGACATCAGTATTTTTATCTTGATGTGGCCGAAGCACTAAGGTAAGCACAAGTACCATACAATGGAGCGAAGCTCGTGTTGCTGCTTGATTTGACAAGTATTTGTTTCAGACTCGACCAACATCTCCTTACAGGTCAAAAGTGTCTTGGCGTGAGCGTGAGCTGAAGCATGGGCTGAGTCAATGGCACAACGTATCGCACAAGGACCTAGAGAGATAGAGAAAtcttgttgtgttgttgaatGTATTAACGTCGAATATAATATGTCGTACGTAGGGCACTCACTGGCTAAAAAAGTGAGACAAAAGATAATAAGATAATGATGTGAAATCCAGAGAAAAGGTGTATAAAATACTAGGCTTAAAAATAACTAgagtaaataaaaagaaaaacctaCAGTACTGGAATGAACTATATAAGCTAACTTAGTATatgttgaaataggtgctattaaggcctgtaaatacaggctcaaatagctatcggcgtAGTATACtaagagcgaagaagactttgactgcagcattcgataGTTGCCGTAGCACTAAAGGAAAGTAGATTACAAGGGCGGCGccctataatatataaaagagaATCACTATAATATAGGCTTGTAAGGCACTAAtaagtgtggtgaaccagtatattaattaaaccttatagactaaaatataccacagtggatagaGTAtaagtgtgacgaacccctatccagaacctttgAAAGGGACACTAGTTAAGGtacttctgaacaatcctagttcggtatagctaaacagtATACAATAATagcttgtctctatcacaatagtttaaatactaacgattataacttatattatatattgcggaactgtctatctataCCGGCCAGTttctttatatatatagacccgtggaccgtggaccgttaacttatagacggtcctcggtccgctcttaattagccgatgccggaccgtggaccgtaagccccaccgcggtctCCGGTCCTTATCTTATTAGTCTATTGCTTATTTGGACCGTAAaccccgctcgacggcgcggttTAGTTTTAATTAGTCCCTCGTAaccccactgtcttccaaaaccgtaatataatactccCTCTTTAGGCCGAAACCCCTACGGCCTAATCTTCTTCCACTACTAATTATATCGTAggtttttcctccccttttctccttacctttattatatttaaccgtatatagaaatattattataaaactaaataggCTTTTGCCCTTTCCTTCCGAATTTACCGCCGTAATTTTACCGTAATACCGTGTTATTACGCCCTAAGCGTAATACCCCTGTACAGGAACCACTGGATGGTACTTGTTAGATAGGAAAGGGTTTTGGTTAATTAAGCTAAATAGGAGCTTATGGAAGCTAAAACTAACGTAATTAGTTTAGCTAGATATAGTACTATTACTACTAAAGCTAttactatatataaatataattGAGGTTCTCTGGCTTTGAAGGCACACTAAGTAAGGTATAAAGATACTTCAgaaatatatatagataGCTTAATATAAATAGGGGGGAGCGCCGGGCGTTCCCCGTATCGAGGAATCTAATTCCTTATATAAGTAATTGAAGTTTATTTATCTATAATCTACTTTTAGTAGCTCTTTATTAAAATAatctattattaatagtaaaCCTATATTTAAGACGCTTATTATAACTTTCGATTATCctattatatttaccttTAGCGTACTACCTTATAGTCTATATCTATTCCCGGTATAGGTTATAATACGTTACTTATATAACTAAGATCGAACGTTATGCTTAGATATAACGAACACTAATCGCTATAGCTTCCGCTACCCCCAATCCCTCCGTTAGATATAACCGTCTCGCTAGAGATAATAACGTTTTTCTTAGAGATGCTCCTGCTGTCGAAAAGATAACCCTTCCCGTTAAGAATAATAACGCCGCTTCCGACGAAAAAGATTAtaactttaataatattataaataaacTTAACGCCCTCGCTAAGAAACTTCTTAATATAGAGACGGTTATTAAGAGTAAAAATAATCTTTAGGATTTTAAGGATAAGGTTAAGCGCCTGCAAACTACCGTCCGAAGTATAACGCGCGATAATACCCCTAAAATAGCCGCTAAAGTCGGTAAGCCTCCCGTCTTTACTAGAAGTAAATAGGAGCTCCCGCTTTagttattatatattaaaactaacCTACGTTTATACGGTATTACCGACCCTGAATTATAACTCCTATATACCGCTAGTTTCCTTAGAGAAAACCctaaataataatttaatagGATTCTTAGGAACTACTTCGAGTACACGAAGGATAAACGCGAACCCTTTACGCAAAAACTCTTTGGTATAGAATTAGTTAAGTTCGAGGAAGAAATTAAGAAGATATACGGCGAACCCGATAAAGAAAAGGCAGCCGAGGATCGTCTCGAACGGTTTATATAAACTACCTTAGCCTCGACTTACGCAATACTTTTTCGCCGAAACGCATTTAGGGTTAATTAGGCCGATACCGCTCTAAAGAATAAATTTTATAAAGGCTTAAAGCCTAAGGTTAAGGACGAACTTATTAAGGAAGACCGATATATACTTATCCTCGACgaatatattaataaaacTATTATTATCGATAACCGACTTTATAAGCGATTTATGGAAAATAAAAGAGTTTATTATAACCCTTAGGTTCCTAAGGCTAATATTAAAAAGAAGTACGAATATAAAAGTACTTTATAGGGAATATATATAGGACCTATAGATATCGGAGTAATATAGTACGGTAAAGGCTAATAACGGAAGTATAGTAATAAACCTAAAAATAagtttaatattaaatattttaattacgatAAGATAGGATATTTTATATAAGAATATCGTTTACCGAAGAAATTTAAACCGGTACCTAAAGCTAAATTAGCTTAATTCGCAGATACCGACCGCGtcgttaaaataatatatcgCGAAGACAACGATCTCTTTTACCGGCCGATAATAACGCCGCGATAGGAAACTTTATATCGTATATACCTATAGGAACGACTTAAGAATAACTCGTTAATATAATGGATTACGCCCTAACCCCGCTTATAAATCTAATTTTAAAAAAACTTTTACGATTAACGATTAGAAACGAAAACTTATTAGTAAAAAGCGATTATTTATTAGATAGAGCCGAGTGGGTAagaaaatataaaagaacCGTAGAAACCGGAGTTTCTACCGACGACGACTATATAAAGTTAGAACTAAAGCTAGAGGATAAACCTATTACCCTTTAagatataaataataatatagacTAGTAGGTAATAGCCGAGGACTAGGATAAGTGTTTTAAGAAACTAAGACGACTAGTAGTTTATAGGGAAAATATCCTTACCGAGTATACTAAAGTAAAACCTTACTTAGATAACGTACCTTTTATTATACCCTACTACGGACTATACGACTTAgttatataatttaattatatttacgATAactataaagtttattatcGATTTAAGGTTTACTATAAAGTATTCCTTTTTAAATAAGATAACGACCTTATTCTATAAGTATATAAGGTAAGATCGGAGGAGGATTagaattatattataataacgGAAGgaaaatatatatttattatagaAAATATAGTCTCTATAGGATATTAGGATAAGGACGCTTTAAATTTCGAGGACTATAAATACGTTTAGTACGCCCGTTACCGCTACGTAAAGGCAAAAGACTAATATCGATAAAAAAGCTAAGTAAAGGTTAAGAAGAAAGCTAATAAAAAAGTTATTTAGTTAAAGAAATACCTAGGAAGGAACTTCCTATATAATGCCTATAGAGAATACGGAATATTAAAAGAACTCGCTAACGAGTATTTAGGACCCGATTTCCGTAGACGACTAGAATAATAGTACTTCGAGCGACATAAGATATTTTATTATACTACTAGAGAATCAGGACTAAAGTTAAACGCCGTAAAGTTAATAAGCGACTATTACTTACGATAGAAAGCGTAGaaaaaatactatttaaGACTATCCGATTTTACTAAAGTCCTACGTACGGAAAACGACTAACAGGCCTCCCTAAGCCCCAGTAAAATACACtaatgtgacgaacccctatccagaacctctgaaagggatactggtcgaaggcacttctgaataatcgtggctcggtgcagctaaacaaTGCACAATAAGATATTTTAATGTAAATactagataccgtaaatataagtttaaattatatattgcggaactatctatctatatagccagttcctccgtatatatagacctcgtgCCAAGCCCTAATCATAGTGATTATTCCGCTTATTCTTAATGATCGTAATAATCGCTATAATCCTTTATAACTCCCTATTAGTTATATTGCCGCGATTACTATATTTTCCTAGTTTATTACCTATAATCGCGTAGCCTTGCCCTAATTAGTCCTACTAGCGATTATCTATACGTCTTATACTCCGCATACGGTCCGTCCTACCTATTAgcttaactataatataatacctCTCCTCTTAGGTTAACGTCCCGTCGTCTTAAGGCCTAAAATAACCGCCTATCGCCTacttttatttacttataaatcctcctcttttccctATTACTACGATGTCTAACTTTCATAGAGTTTCTAGGTCCtcgcaacccccttccccgcacGTTAGTCCGCAGTACCGTCGTCGCTTAGCCCTAGCCGTTTTTATTAACCTTAAAGGTTTTATCGTTATACTTTATTCGTTCTATATTGCTTATAACTTAACTTATTACCTTTATAAACGTTTTTTCCGTTACGGTAAGTATATACGTTAAAGCCCTACTTATAACGTATCGGGCACTCTTACTACCATAAGTCGGTTAGTCCGTCTTTCTCTCGATACTCCGTCTAACCTTATCTAGTCGAGCACCTGGTTACCGAGCATCGTCGTTTATCTTCAGAGGAGCTAGCTGCCGAGAAACGACTTCTAGACGCCTACCGTAAAGCCGAAAAGGTTACGCGTAAAGCGTAAAAAGCCGTTATATATTTATCCCGCCTTCGCTAATAAAAACGATATCTCTCGGAGCGGAGTACCGCTATTATTAACAAGGTAATACCTACGCTCGATCCTCTTATTACTACTGCTTTTAGTaccgacccctcctcctagcCTCCCGTCTTATTTAACTAGCTATTTCCTAACCTTAATACCGATCTTAGtacggccggtccttccttcctatcCGCGTAAAATACCGTTAGTAGCgcgccttccccttcctaaGGTAATTAAGGCGCGTAgtactatttatatttagtcccctttataccttttaaccttatagtatagtatatagtacgtcgatTATTATGTCGGAGGCGCAGGTTCGATTCCTATCGAAGTTCTTCTAGCTTTattttatagttatttagcTATAGGCTAGAGCTAggtctttttacttacttaGGTTTTAGCCGGTCCGGGTATCGTTAATAGAATTCcttttacttatttaggtaaTTAAAGTGTGCCTATAGTTCCCACGAATTATTTATAGTCGGATATTCTAACTAactaactaaatactttaatttacttttattaaaccgtaaatttaatatCTTTTCTATATcgtacttttctttttcgtcctccgccactacctatatattagccttacttatCTATAATACGGGCTCTAGAAGTAAGATGTGGaaagtatataaccgtaaacgtaTTGTACGGGGTAGCTTTAGTTTAAATACCGTTTCCGATATTTTTTTCTTAACCTTAAACGGGCCTACTCTCTTATAATCTAGCTTTTTACTAAAtcttttaatacgtaaattacgtatagaaaggaatactatatctCCTCCTTTAAGGcaaggtccctcgagccttttaatattatagtatttccgtatcctTTTccttataaactttagtttttacttaagtttaccgtaaaatatatatattttatttactttaaccctaGCCCTAAGTACCTTAACCGTAGGTCCTTACCGTAGGTCTACCTCGTAACCGAAGTTCGCGAAAAACGGTATAactttaatcgttttaattagtaatatattatatactaactataccgtaaataatagtttaacccAATCGTCCtattcgaaattaatataattccgtaagTATTATTCTACGATTTagttaagccgttccgtttaaccgtccgtTTAAAGGTAGTAGGCCGAAGACGCCTTACTTACTATCCctagcctcgttattaacgctctttagaacttcgatacgaacttaatatcgcggtctataataaactcctttagctatatatatattaatataatatatcgtaGTATTATATccgttaattattttaccgacTAGGTTTCTTTATAAGGTAGGAAGTATACCTATTTAGTAAGCctatcgactaccgttaatatactattatacttaacgccggttatCGTATCTTtaaactttagtaatttaataataaagtttattataactAAACTCTATAACCGTTTTACTACCGGCAGTAACTCCAGAAATCTATAGGGcttatacctcgtaaccCTCGTTctcttatatatatagtataactaaatagtttCCTTAACGTCGTCCTTAATCCTTAGCCAGTTAAAGTACtacttaatcttttctatagtcttaGCGATACCTATATATCTTCCGAGCTTTAATATGTAAATCTCTATTACTAGTACTATCCTATTACCTAGCCTTACGTACGCTCGGTTCttatactatagtcttcCTTAACTATCTTTCTAAATACCCTATAGCTCCAGCTCTTCCTACTAATATTActctataatatcgttacctAACTTCCCTTAATATTTACTAAAAGTAGCCTTCTCGCGATATActacgtaatactttatCTACGGCTAtatgtcacggttctggaagacagtggggccacgagggaccaatcaagactggaccgcgccgtcgagcggggctcacggtctagaagggcaacggactaataagatggggaccggggaccgcggtggggcttacggtccacggtccggtATCGGCTaattaggagcggaccgaggaccgtctataagtcaacggtctacggtccacgggtctatatatacggaggaactggccggcgtagatagacagttctgtAGTATATaattcaagcttgtattcacggtatttAGTGTTTATATTGAGATATCTTATTGtgtactatttagctataccgagctacgattatttaaaagtaccttcgactagtatcttttttagaggttctggataggggttcgttatacgttatatacttactttaactctattacagataagttaaaggcgtttttttactactatagccggacctaagaatatttagataggaggcgtcccgcctagcccAAGCggcgagggaccttctactAGCACCAGACCTGCATTTACTACTGCAGAATAGGTCGTTAAACGCCTTAAGGAGTTTAAGGAAGAGGCTTAGCAAACCCGGAAGTAAattattactattacgaCCGCATTTAAGTTAACCGTTAAGTTCCCGGCaccggagcgctatagaaaaggaaaagtaGAGTTTAGAGGATTCTTAATCCagcttaaaacctattttcgttactACCTAAATTAGTTTATTAACGAAGAGTTAAAGGTAATCTTCGCGGCTACTAGACTTAAAGATAGGGCTTTTACGTAGtttaagcctatcctcgataactaTTACGAGCAGGAACCGGAGGactaaaagaagattaccgtaGAATACTTCGAAAGCTATTATATCTTTAAAACTAAACTTAAGGAGGTGTTTAGGGAGTACGATAAGGCAAGGCGCGTATAGGAGAGGCTCGCAAACCTACGCCAAACGCGCTTAGCGGCTAATTACGCGGCtctatttaaaatcgatagcctGCGTAGTACCATTAACGATAAGGGGTTAATATAGCTCTTTTATAACGGCCTTAAGGAAGAGGTAaaggataagttatataaggaaTTAAGGCctaatactatcgataagtatatcgctatagctattcggatcgacgatcggtaattCTAGCGGCGcataaagaaaagaaatagtAGGGGTTACTAcggtaataataataataaaggataTTTCGGTAATAATCgttttaacgataagtaaaagaaaagataCTTTAGTACTAGTtactccggtactatatacgTAGGACCGATAGAGGTCgacgctatatagtaatagaGACTATAAGGCCGGGGCTAAGGTAAAGataaccttaagtattttaattacggtaaagcaggatactttaaaaaggattatagggtacctaaacggctcggatagaaaaagaaaatcgcattaattactatatcgaaaggaccgagggttataaaggtaataGTTATCGGGTATTAGTAAGGCGGAGCGGTAAACTCCGAGGAAGACTCTAACTAGTACGCTAAATAAGAAAATATAGAGTTCCAGGaagtaaaggaagccctagaaaggctaaaggcggaATACAAGGAAAaaaatctttaaatataaatattatagaattaattaatatagatCGCTACGGAAGTTATTACGGAGGCCGTTAAAGACGAGGGTcttacgtaaggacctacTAGGTAGACGATACTAAAGAggtaatatagtaagtacggaattactattttataagatatattatagcctataaagcttttatataaaagctaggAAAAGTATTAGAAAGGCAGAAAGGTCGCTAGTATTAGGATTGCGAAGTTACTAAGggatatattaatacctatatagtatataccttATAAAGGAAATATAGTATAGCTTTATCCTAGGTATCCGGAGCATTAAAAAGTACCTTGGttttagtatattatatacggatatataGAGCACTACTAgagtaagtcgctatacggctattagccggtacgtaaggtaagtaaggagGGTAAACCATAGCTAGTTAAAAGGActatagcccgataggaaAAGGCCTAATAGGAAGACCTAAACGATTAcgttttataaaaggtttaggaTCCGGTTAAACTAAAAGatagcctttaggttatataGATCGTactaaaatatataaagtactaTATCGAATATATAAATGGTTAAAATATAGACGATAGCGTACGTT contains the following coding sequences:
- a CDS encoding uncharacterized protein (EggNog:ENOG503PHS3), translated to MLVESETNTCQIKQQHELRSIITTTRNLAVTANLVFARIASAQDDATTTNSAGTGVTTVYSVPPEPVTLVPTTGCPTVTVTGELCATCPILACIMVSTLTQSCDCRMSIPTVTANFPCEDNCKGLHCTTSYNIVTPSTCATINPPVPISSGNATTTTSISTSVVPGAAGLVRAPSIFA